The DNA segment TGGCTTAGCGTTCGGGGATGGCAAAACCAGCAACCATCCGCGTTAAATTGGTCAGCACGGCTGACACCGGTTTCTATTATGTGACCACGAAAAACCCGCGGCAAACCACCGAAAAATTGGAATTTAAAAAATACGACCCGGTGGTCAGAAAGCACGTTGCCTTCAAAGAATACAAAATTAAATAATTATCATCGATTATATCGCTGATTGATTCTTGATGAAGATATATTTCATCACCTTTGCCAATAAAACTGGGTCATTGCTTCATCCGCCAAGGTTTTCGGTTGACCGCATTGTTGCCGAGGCAACAGCATCGGGTTATTTTGATAGGGTGCTGGGATTTTCGGAAAATGACCTTGATAAAAAATTTTGGGCAAAGCACCAAGAATTTATTTTATCGCACCCGCGTGGTTTTGGTTATTGGTTGTGGCGGCCGCAATTGGTGTTGCAAACATTGGCAAAAATTGATGATGGCGATATGGTGGTTTTTGCCGACGCCGGTTGCACCATCAACGCCGGCGCGGCGGCAAAAAAACGCATGGCCGATTATATCGATATCGTAAAAAAATCGAAAAGCGGCATATTATCCTTTCAAATAAAACAATTGGAAAAACATTGGACGAAGAATGATTTATTGCTCGCCCTCAAGGCTGACGACAAAATAAAAAACAGCGGGCAATTATTGGGCGGCGTGTGGTTGTTAAAAAAATGCGCCGCAAGCATGGCCGTGGTGCGCGAATGGCGACGCATCGCCGAAAGCGATTACCATTTGATAGACGACAGCCCGTCGCGCAGTAAAAACGATGCGGGGTTTTGCGAACACCGCCACGACCAATCGATTTTTTCTATCCTGCGCAAGCAAATCGGGACGGAAATTTTGCCCAATGAAACAGACAAAGATTTATACAATGACACACCAATCATCGCCACCAAGTTGCATAAAAAATATTGGTTTCGTTGGTTGCAAAAATTAATTGCAAGATAAAAAAAATTTAAGCTGGTTGCCGCGTGGCGGCCTCAGCAATTGTTAAGCAGGAAAGATTCAGGGCGTGAATCGGTTTTGGCATATATACCGCCAGCAGGTTATAAATTTTGCGTTGCCGGTCGATTCTGCTTAGGCCGATAAAATCATCGCTGATAATGGTTACGATAAAATGGGTTTGCCCGCTGTGGGTTGTGTCGCCCGCTTGGCTGGACTCCCTTACGCCGGCGTGGCCGGCATGGCGCGCCGAATCGTTGACAACTATTATGTCGCGCAATGGGTCGCGCACCGCCATGCCATTGCTGATGGTGGCGCGGATAATATCGACCATATTGTGGGTTGAATTTTTTGAGCTGGTGTTGGCCATGAAATTTTTATATTATAGGGTTATAACATAAAACCATCCCATTATGAATATTCATTTTAATCATTCCTTGCCGAGCCAATTTAATACCCGGTCGAACCATCAAAGCGATGCGGGCAATAATGCCGAGGGCAAAATGCCCGACCGGTCGTGCCACCACGCGGGTTGCACCGCGGCGGGGGTGCACCCGGCGCCGCAATCCAAATTGCGGCCCAAACCATATTTGTGGTTTTGCAAACAACATATCGTGGTTTATAATCAACAATGGGATTGGTATCACGGCATGACATCGGCGCAAATTGTCGATGACCAATTGGCCGATTTGACCTGGCGGCGGCCAACCTTTGCGATGAAGGATGGATTGCATCGGCCGCAGGCCAATGTGGTGTTGGACGACCCATTGCAATTGCTTTATCATATTATCAAAACCGATGAACCGGCGGTGGGCGGTGCGCCGAAAAAAAATAATGTTCGCGACCCCGACGCGGTGGTGGTAACTGGTTCGGCGGCGGCGGCGTTGCTGGTGTTGGAATTGCAAAACCCGGTCAGCCTGGCGATGGTTAAGGAAAGTTATCGTCGTGCCGCCATGACATTGCACCCCGATAAGGCCAAAACCGATTCCAAAAAAATCATTGCGCAAAAAACCAAGGAGTTTCAAAAAATCAACGCGGCCTATCAAGAATTAAAAAATTTCTTTGCCTTAAGAAAATAATAACCTCATGCCGATTATTTGCAATCGGTGCTTGCGGGGTTGGTGGTTGTCTGCTAAAGATTAGTGAACATTTTATTTTTTTACCTTCCAGCTCATTCTAAATAATTCATGTCAAATTCTGCTAACGCCACCGCCGCCAACAACGCCGATAAGGGTTCTGTAACCTCGGTTGATTTTAACCACGCGGCGTCGCCGCTTAACGCGCCGGATATTAAGGTTTCGGTCAAGCAAGTTTTTGGTATCGACAGCGATTGGCAAGTGCCGGCCTTTTCCAAGGGCTCCGATTACGTGCCCGATATCGACGAGGCCTATATTTTCGACCACGACACCACCCTGGCCATTTTGGCGGGATTTGCTTACAACCGCCGTGTCATGGTGCAGGGTTATCACGGCACCGGCAAATCGACCCATATCGAGCAAGTGGCGGCGCGGTTAAATTGGCCATGCGTGCGCGTCAATTTGGATTCGCACATCAGCCGCATGGACCTTATCGGTCGCGATGCGATTGTTATCAAGGATGGTAAGCAAGTAACCGAATTTCGCCTGGGGATTTTGCCCTGGGCATTGCAAAGTCCGGTGGCTCTATGTTTCGACGAATATGACGCTGGCCGCCCCGATGTGATGTTTGTTATTCAACGGGTGTTGGAGCAGGGGGGCAAATTGACTCTGCTCGACCAGTCGAAGGTTATTCGCCCGCACCCATTTTTCCGTTTGTTTGCCACGGCCAACACCATTGGGCTTGGCGATTCGTCCGGCCTTTATCACGGCACCAACCCGATTAACCAGGGGCAGATGGATCGTTGGTCGATTTTAACCGTGCTGAATTATTTGCCGGCCGAAAAAGAACGGGCGATTATTGCCGCCAAGGTGCAGGGGTTGAACAATGACAAGGGTCGGGCGCAAATTGCCGCCATGGTCAAGGTCGCGGAATTCACCCGCACCGGATTTATCGCCGGCGATATTTCCACCGTCATGAGTCCGCGTTCGGTTATTTCCTGGGCGGAAAATGCCCTGCTGTTTAACGATGTCGCCTTGAGCTTCCGCCTGAGTTTTTTAAATCGGTGTGATGAGACCGAGCGACCGATAGTTGCCGAATATTTTCAAAAGGCATTTGGCATCGATATGAAAACCGCCATCTTGCCGGCGGCGCAGGCGTAAGGGCCAGGCACCGATGTTGGGGGGATATTGTTGTATGGAATAACCACGACCAACATTAAATTCCATTGCTCGCCAAGATTATAAGGCCTATCATCGAACAACAATTTTAAAAAATAAAGCGAATCACCCGCAAATAAAAAAAACAAAAAACCAATGAAGAATCATGGCGAAAAACCAAATGAACTTTTAAAACGCCGCGTCGCGGCGGGGTATCGCGCCCTGTCAAAAAACCCGCGGATGAAGGCGCATTTTCAAACCGGCGGCAACCAGGTCGACGGCGACAATGTTATTTTGGCCTCGCCCCCCTTGGCCAGCACGCCCGAGCAACTGGCGGCGCAACGTGGTGCGGCCGATTACCTTGCGCTTGAACAACGTTATCATAATAAAAAACTCCACGCGCGGTTGATGCCCAATGGCGAGCAGGCCGCCGAATTGTTCGATGCGTTGGAGGATGCGCGTTATGTCGCCCTCGGCGCGGAGTATTTAATGGGCGTGCAACAAAACCTGAATGCCGATTATGAAAAAATGTGGTTGAAGCAGGGCGTGAGCGATTTGAAGATGGATGAACAAGAGGCTTATATTTGGGCGGTGAATCTTTACGCGCGAAAAGAATTTGGCATGGCCGAGGTGCCGCCCTGCGCCGCCGCGCTTTACCAATATTGGTTGCCGCAATTGGAACAAAAAATGGGCACGGCGATGAAAAACCTGGCAAGTAAAAAACGTAGCCAGCGCGAATTTTCGCGTGCCTCCCTCCAATTTTTGAAGGAGCTTCTCTATCAAGGCAAAGACCATGATGACATGGAGGAAAAAAACGGCAAGGAGGAAGAGGATGAAAATCCACCGATGGATTTGCCCGAAAATCAAAACAGCCAAGACGGCAACCAAGATAACAACAGCGAGGACAGCCAACAAAACGACCAATCGGGCGATGAATTGACCGACGAAATGGGCGGCGAAGAAATGGACGAGAATGATTTGGGCGAGGGCGGCCTGGATAGCTTGGCGTTAAAAAATGAGGAGGAGGAAGAATATTTCCCCGAGCATGATTTAAGCAACGTGCCGCGCGAACCATTTTATAAAATCTTCACCACCGAATATGACGAGGTTATAACCGCCGATAAATTAAGCGATAGCGCGGAGGAGATTGAAAAATTGCGCGTGCAATTGGATGAACAGATGAGCCACCTGGTGCCGATTATTGGCAAGCTGGCCAATCGGTTGCAACGGCGGTTGATGGCGCAACAATTGCGCGCTTGGGATTTCGATTGCGAAGAGGGGCAGTTGGATAGCAGTCGCCTGACGCGGATTGTCACCGACCCATTGCAGGCTTTGGCATTTAAAATTGAAAAGGAAACAAAATTTAAAGACACGATAGTCAGCTTACTGATTGACAATTCGGGGTCGATGCGCGGTCGGCCGATTTCAATCGCCGCCATCAGCACCGATATTTTAACCCGCACCCTGGAACGTTGCCAAATCAAGGTCGAAATTTTGGGCTTCACCACCAAGCGGTGGAAGGGCGGCGAAGCGCGTGAAAAATGGTTGCGCGACGGCCGCGCCGAAAAACCCGGGCGGTTAAATGACCTGCGCCATATTGTTTACAAATCGGCCGATGAGCCCTATCGCTTGGCGCGGCGTAAAATATCGCTGATGCTGAAAGATGGTTTGTTGAAGGAAAACATCGACGGCGAGGCATTGATGTGGGCATATAACCGCTTGCGCAAAAGGAGCGAGGAGCGACGCGTGTTGTTGGTTATATCCGACGGTGCGCCGGTGGATGATTCGACCCTGTCGGTGAACGAGGGGAATTATTTGGAACGGCACCTGCGCGATGTGATAGATTATTTGCAAACCCGCGCCGATGTTGAATTGTTGGCGATTGGTATTGGCCACGATGTAACCCGTTATTACAACCGCGCGGTGACCATCACCGATGCCGACCAATTGGCCGGCACGATTATGAAGGAATTGGAAATTCTGTTTTCGGATAATTTGAAAAACGCGGCTTAAGAATCGACTTAAATACTTGTCTGTAACTGTGACAGCTAGTAAATAATAAATCGATAATTTTTGAAAAGAATAAATTTATGTATGAATACATTCTAATAAAAGTATTATTTTATCAATACAAGTAAACGATAGATAGATATTAAAACTATTAACGTGGTTATGTTACGATTTTATCCCCAACTTTTTAGCTTTTTTTAAAAAATGGCTTTAAGCAGTATTTGTAATAATGAAATAATTTGCTAAGATGATTCGTCCAACTAGGTGTTGTCCCCACCTAGTTGGACACTTTCTCCTTTTTTTGTTGGTGTTTTTAATTGCGGCAATGCTTGTTCGCGTTGGCCATGCGCATGAAACTCATTCTTGCATAAATTCTTCTTTTTACTTGGTGCCGCTGTTGACGGGCTTAGGGTTGCAGGGGTGGGCACAATGTGGCGACAATGTGGTTACAATGAGTTACAAGGGGGGCGACAATGGTGGGGTTAGGGGTAAAACGAATCGCCGCTTGCCATCAGCATAAGTATTAAAAAAATTTTTTCTCCCTTAGATTTCTAGCAGTTGCAAGCCCGCCCATCATCATCTATAAATAAAACATGTCCATCAGTGCGGCCGTTACCTCGGCCGATTTTGTTATTATTGGCTCGGGGAGCAGTGGCTCGGCCATGGCCCACCGCCTGTCGGAGGATGGGCATTACAGCGTGTTGGTGTTGGAATATGGCGGCGGTGATAAGAGCGTGCTTATCCAAATGCCATCGGCTTTATCCTATCCCATGAACATGCCGAAATATGATTGGGGTTATAAAACCGAGGCCGAGCCATTTTTGGGCGGGCGGCAATTGGTAACACCGCGTGGCAAGGTGATTGGTGGGTCGTCGTCCATCAACGGCATGGTGTTTGTGCGCGGCAACCCAATGGATTACGAGGGATGGAAAGAGGCCGGGGCCGATGGCTGGGGTTATGCCGATGTCTTGCCCTATTTCAAGCGGATGGAAGAAACCAAGGACGGCGATGATGCCTATCGCGGGCGGCATGGGCCGTTGCATGTGCAATATGGTCGTTTAAAAAACCCGCTCTATCGCGCCTTCATTGCCGCCGCGGCCGAGGCCGGTTATCAAACCACCGACGATTACAATGGCTACCAACAGGAGGGTTTTGGCGCGATGGAAATGACGGTTAAGGGCGGCAAGCGGTGGTCATCGGCGACCGCCTATTTAAAACCCGCGCTGAAACGAAAAAATTGCCGCCTGTTGAAATGTTTTGTGCGCCGAATTATTTTTGACGGCACCAAGGCCATCGGCGTCGAGGTTATGAGCCGTGGCAAGATAGAAATTATCAAGGCCGACCGCGAGGTTATATTGGCCGCTGGTTCCATCAATTCGCCAAAAATTTTATTACAATCGGGGGTCGGGCCGGCGAAGGAACTGCGGCCATTGGGCATTAATGTCGTGGTCGACCGCCCGGGGGTGGGAAAAAATTTGCAAGACCATTTGGAAATTTATTTGCAGGCGCAATGCAAAAAACCCATCACCATCAATCGTAAAATTGGCCTGTTATCGAAGGGCATTATCGGCGCCGAATGGTTGTTTTTAAAAAGCGGCCTGGGCACGACCAACCATTTTGAATCCTGTGGCTTTATCCGCTCGGACAAGGGTGTGCCATACCCCGATATTCAATATCATTTTTTACCGGCGGCGATAAGATACGATGGCAAGGCGGCCTTCCCGGGTGATGGCTTCCAGGTGCATGTCGGCCCGATGTTGTCGCCATCGCGCGGCGAAATCACCTTGCGCTCGGGCGACCCGTCTGCACCGCCAAAAATTTTGTTTAATTACATGTCGCAAGATTACGATTGGCAAGTGTTCCGCAAGGCGATAAAATTGACGCGCGAAATTTTTGTCCAACCGGCACTCAAGGATTATTTCGATGGCGAGGTCAGCCCCGGCTCCAATTATCAAACCGACGATGAATTGAATGGCTGGTTGAAGGAGCATGTCGAGAGTGCCTATCACCCATCATGCAGTTGCAAGATGGGTCGCGCCACCGACAAGATGGCGGTGGTCGACAGCGATTGCCGCGTCATTGGCACCAGCAATTTGCGGCTGGCCGATAGTTCGATATTTCCGCGCATCACCAACGGCAATTTGAACGGCCCGTCGATTATGACCGGTGAGAAAGCCGCCAGCCATATTTTAAATAAAAAATTGCCGCCGCTCAACACGCCTTTTTATCAACATCCGAATTGGCAAACCGCACAACGTTGACATGTCACCAGAAAAAATTGCCGTGGTTGGGGGGGGCATTTCTGGGTTAAGCCTGGCCTTGGCCTTGGCGCATGCCACGAATGGGTTTTCGGTTACGTTGTTTGAAAAGAAAAAACGCCTGGGCGGGCACAGCCGCACCCTGAAATTAAAAGACAGCCAAACAAAAAAAACGGTGGCGGTTGATACCGGTTTTATCGTTTACAACGAAGTTAATTACCCCGAATTAACAAAATTATTTTCCTATCTTGGCATTGCAACCCAGGAAGCCAAAATGAATTTTTGGTATCATTTGGCGGAAAAAAAATACAATTTTAATAGCTACAAAAAATTTCGCGACCCGTGGAATTTTATAAACCTTAGCCATTACAAATTATTGCTGGAGATTTTTTTCTTTCAAGCGCGCGCGCGAAAAAACTATCAAGGGATTGATAGCAATGCCTCCCTGGCGCAGTGGTTGGATGAGTTGCGCGCCAGCCCGATGTTGCGCAAACGATTTATTTACCCGCTGGGTGCGGCGATTTGGAGCATGCCGATAGATAAAATAGAACAATACCCGGCGCGTTATTTTGCGCAATTTTTTTTTAATCACGGGTTGTTTAAAATATCGGCGACCGTGACATGGCGCACTGTGGTCGGCGGGGCGATTGTTTATGTGGAAAAAATAAAAAAGAAATTATTATCCTTTGGCGGCAAAATTATTGATGGCGATGGTGTTGTCATGGTGGAAAAAAAACCAGACGGCAAATTGTTGGTAAAAACCACGTCGGGCAAGGCGGAGCTGTTCGACCGCGTGGTGTTTGCCTGCCACAGCGACCAGGCCCTGGCGATGCTTGGTGCCATCGACCACCCGGCGAAAGAATCCTTGGCGATGATTGATTACAAGGCGTCAGATGTTTTTACCCATCGGCAGACGGATTTTTTGCCGAGCAAGAAAAACTTTTACGCCTGTTGGAATTTTTTTGAAACCGCCGGCAAAACCACCATGATCTATTGGATGAACGCCCTGCAATCATTAAAAACGCGCGATAATTTTTTTGTTACCCTGAACCCGCTGTCGCCGCTTGCAACCTATGACGACCGCACCATTATGGAACACCCGCAATATAATTTATCAACCGCCGCCGCACAGCAGGGTATCAAATCGGCGCAGGGGGTCGATAATATTTATTTTTGCGGCGCCTATTTGGGTTATGGTTTTCACGAAGATGGAATTAAAAGCGCGGTGGCCCTGTTGCCCTATTTCAAGGCATCGACACCATGGTGAAGAAAAAAATAGCCGCGCAACATTATTTTATGGTCGGTCGGGTTTTTCACAAACGTCACGGCACGGCCGATGCGCCGCAGGAACATTTTTTGGCCTATCGCCATTGGTGCGGTTGGCTGACGATGCAGGATAAAATAACCCAGCCCATTCTGCCGCTATTTTTTATTTTTCGCCGGCTGTTTCAATTTGCGGCAAAAGATTACGGCGTTAGCCAAGATGAAAATGGTGAGAAGAAACAGGAGAGGGATATTTACCGCGCGATGCAACAGCTGTTACGGCGCGAAATAAATTTCAACGCAAAAAAAATATCATTGATAAGCCAGGGCAGGGTGATGTTTTATGTTTTTAACCCGGTGAGTTTTTGGTTGGCGTTCGATGAGAAAGATATATTGCGCGCCATTGTGGCCGAGGTGCATAACACCTACGGCGAGCATCATTATTATTTATTATATAAAAAAAACCTTACGGCAATAACAAACGGCGATGTTTTTACCGCCGATAAGCAATTTCACGTCTCGCCATTTTACGACCGCGTCGGGTCTTATCGTTTTGCATTTTTGATGGATGAGAAAAATTTTTCAGCAAATATAAAATTATTTTCGCCAGGCCGCAGGTTGCAACTTGATACCGGCATGGCGATGAAAAAAATGCCGATGAATAACCGCAACGCCGGTTGGTTGTTGTTGACCATGCCGTTGCAACCGATGAAGGTTATTTTCACCATCCACCTGCACGCGCTTTATTTATTTATAAAAAAAATTTCTTTTCGCCGCAAACCCAAACAATTGGTTACCAAAATCACCCATGGCCAGGTGGTGGCTTAAAAGATGAAACAAGGTTATGAAAAAGAATAAATATCTGATTGTGAAAAAGACGATTTATTGTTATAGCGGATGAGCATGAGTAAAAAAATTTCAACCGCCTGGCAAAAGAAACTTGCCAAAAAATATGGCGGCAAAAAAATATGGCTAATCGGCGGCTCGCGCGGCATGGGGTTGGAATTGGCAAAAATTTTGGCCCATGCCGGGGCCGATGTTATAATATCGGCGCGCAGTGACCCGGCCCATACAAACTTTCCCCATCGCTTTATTCCGCTTGATGTCAGTGATTTAAAAAAATTAAAAAAAACCTGTCAGGCGCAAAAAAATTTGGACGGCGTGATTTACATGTCGGGCATTCATAAGCAAACCCTGGTCGCTGATTTGCAGGAAAAAGATTTATGTGATATCGTTGCCGTCAATATA comes from the Hydrotalea sp. genome and includes:
- the rpmG gene encoding 50S ribosomal protein L33, with the translated sequence MAKPATIRVKLVSTADTGFYYVTTKNPRQTTEKLEFKKYDPVVRKHVAFKEYKIK
- the betA gene encoding choline dehydrogenase, with product MSISAAVTSADFVIIGSGSSGSAMAHRLSEDGHYSVLVLEYGGGDKSVLIQMPSALSYPMNMPKYDWGYKTEAEPFLGGRQLVTPRGKVIGGSSSINGMVFVRGNPMDYEGWKEAGADGWGYADVLPYFKRMEETKDGDDAYRGRHGPLHVQYGRLKNPLYRAFIAAAAEAGYQTTDDYNGYQQEGFGAMEMTVKGGKRWSSATAYLKPALKRKNCRLLKCFVRRIIFDGTKAIGVEVMSRGKIEIIKADREVILAAGSINSPKILLQSGVGPAKELRPLGINVVVDRPGVGKNLQDHLEIYLQAQCKKPITINRKIGLLSKGIIGAEWLFLKSGLGTTNHFESCGFIRSDKGVPYPDIQYHFLPAAIRYDGKAAFPGDGFQVHVGPMLSPSRGEITLRSGDPSAPPKILFNYMSQDYDWQVFRKAIKLTREIFVQPALKDYFDGEVSPGSNYQTDDELNGWLKEHVESAYHPSCSCKMGRATDKMAVVDSDCRVIGTSNLRLADSSIFPRITNGNLNGPSIMTGEKAASHILNKKLPPLNTPFYQHPNWQTAQR
- a CDS encoding FAD-dependent oxidoreductase gives rise to the protein MSPEKIAVVGGGISGLSLALALAHATNGFSVTLFEKKKRLGGHSRTLKLKDSQTKKTVAVDTGFIVYNEVNYPELTKLFSYLGIATQEAKMNFWYHLAEKKYNFNSYKKFRDPWNFINLSHYKLLLEIFFFQARARKNYQGIDSNASLAQWLDELRASPMLRKRFIYPLGAAIWSMPIDKIEQYPARYFAQFFFNHGLFKISATVTWRTVVGGAIVYVEKIKKKLLSFGGKIIDGDGVVMVEKKPDGKLLVKTTSGKAELFDRVVFACHSDQALAMLGAIDHPAKESLAMIDYKASDVFTHRQTDFLPSKKNFYACWNFFETAGKTTMIYWMNALQSLKTRDNFFVTLNPLSPLATYDDRTIMEHPQYNLSTAAAQQGIKSAQGVDNIYFCGAYLGYGFHEDGIKSAVALLPYFKASTPW
- a CDS encoding J domain-containing protein, whose amino-acid sequence is MNIHFNHSLPSQFNTRSNHQSDAGNNAEGKMPDRSCHHAGCTAAGVHPAPQSKLRPKPYLWFCKQHIVVYNQQWDWYHGMTSAQIVDDQLADLTWRRPTFAMKDGLHRPQANVVLDDPLQLLYHIIKTDEPAVGGAPKKNNVRDPDAVVVTGSAAAALLVLELQNPVSLAMVKESYRRAAMTLHPDKAKTDSKKIIAQKTKEFQKINAAYQELKNFFALRK
- a CDS encoding BolA family protein, with amino-acid sequence MANTSSKNSTHNMVDIIRATISNGMAVRDPLRDIIVVNDSARHAGHAGVRESSQAGDTTHSGQTHFIVTIISDDFIGLSRIDRQRKIYNLLAVYMPKPIHALNLSCLTIAEAATRQPA
- the cobS gene encoding cobaltochelatase subunit CobS yields the protein MSNSANATAANNADKGSVTSVDFNHAASPLNAPDIKVSVKQVFGIDSDWQVPAFSKGSDYVPDIDEAYIFDHDTTLAILAGFAYNRRVMVQGYHGTGKSTHIEQVAARLNWPCVRVNLDSHISRMDLIGRDAIVIKDGKQVTEFRLGILPWALQSPVALCFDEYDAGRPDVMFVIQRVLEQGGKLTLLDQSKVIRPHPFFRLFATANTIGLGDSSGLYHGTNPINQGQMDRWSILTVLNYLPAEKERAIIAAKVQGLNNDKGRAQIAAMVKVAEFTRTGFIAGDISTVMSPRSVISWAENALLFNDVALSFRLSFLNRCDETERPIVAEYFQKAFGIDMKTAILPAAQA
- a CDS encoding DUF1365 domain-containing protein — its product is MVKKKIAAQHYFMVGRVFHKRHGTADAPQEHFLAYRHWCGWLTMQDKITQPILPLFFIFRRLFQFAAKDYGVSQDENGEKKQERDIYRAMQQLLRREINFNAKKISLISQGRVMFYVFNPVSFWLAFDEKDILRAIVAEVHNTYGEHHYYLLYKKNLTAITNGDVFTADKQFHVSPFYDRVGSYRFAFLMDEKNFSANIKLFSPGRRLQLDTGMAMKKMPMNNRNAGWLLLTMPLQPMKVIFTIHLHALYLFIKKISFRRKPKQLVTKITHGQVVA